A genomic stretch from Malus domestica chromosome 15, GDT2T_hap1 includes:
- the LOC103431165 gene encoding squalene epoxidase 3-like — protein sequence MSLQFPTQPKNGPTKPITLIPLHSLSPPIILNQPAHPPQEHPKLLVAPHSSICSSGLSSSSSSSPSGPSSFSSGSSFSSPGFSSKMAGMVAVDPYVHLTFFAYLLGFLVLSVLRRRNYSKAKSKAQKNNNNTTNVPEKSINRFDDGEVPPVHGTGTDVIVVGAGVAGGALALTLAKEGRRVHVIERDLTEPDRIVGELLQPGGYLKLIELGLEDCVEEIDAQRVVGYALFKDGKNTRLTYPLEQFNSDVAGRSFHNGRFIQRMREKVAQLPNVQLEQGTVTSLLEENGTIKGVQYKPKDGQELKVYAPLTIVCDGCFSNLRCTLCKPQVEVLSCFVGLVLENCRLPFANHGHVILGDPSPILFYQISSTEVRCLVDVPGQRVPPIANGALANRLKNVVAPQVPPELHDAFIAAIDKGNIRTMPNRSMPASPHPTPGALLLGDAFNMRHPLTGGGMTVALSDIVVLRDLLKPLHDLHDAASLCTYLESFYTLRKPVASTINTLAGALYKVFSASPDEARKEMRQACFDYLSLGGVCSTGPVALLSGLNPRPLSLVLHFFAVAVYGVGRLLLPFPSLKRVWLGARLLLSASGIIFPIIKAEGVRQTFFPATIPAYHRAPPAE from the exons ATGAGCCTCCAGTTCCCCACCCAACCCAAAAATGGTCCAACAAAGCCCATAACCCTCATCCccctccattctctctctcctcccataATTCTAAACCAACCAGCACACCCACCACAAGAACACCCAAAACTACTAGTTGCACCCCACTCCAGCATTTGTTCATCTggcttgtcttcttcttcttcttcttctccatctggGCCTTCTTCTTTCTCATCCGGGAGTTCCTTTTCGTCACCTGGGTTTTCTTCTAAAATGGCGGGAATGGTGGCTGTTGATCCGTACGTTCACTTGACATTCTTCGCCTACCTCTTAGGTTTCCTCGTTCTGTCTGTTCTCCGACGCCGTAATTACAGCAAAGCCAAGAGCAAGGCTCAGAAGAACAACAATAATACGACGAACGTTCCGGAAAAAAGTATCAACCGCTTCGATGACGGAGAAGTCCCGCCAGTTCACGGCACTGGCACCGACGTCATCGTTGTCGGTGCAGGAGTTGCTGGCGGTGCTCTCGCCCTTACCCTCGCTAag GAGGGAAGACGTGTTCATGTGATTGAAAGAGACTTGACGGAGCCGGATCGAATTGTCGGTGAGCTTCTCCAGCCGGGGGGGTACCTGAAATTGATTGAGTTGGGACTTGAAG ATTGTGTGGAGGAAATTGATGCTCAGCGAGTGGTTGGATACGCTCTTTTTAAGGATGGGAAGAACACTCGGCTGACCTATCCTCTGGAACAGTTCAACTCCGATGTGGCGGGGAGAAGTTTCCACAATGGCCGATTCATACAGAGGATGAGAGAAAAAGTTGCCCAGCTTCCCAA tGTACAACTGGAGCAAGGTACTGTGACATCCCTGCTTGAAGAAAATGGAACAATTAAGGGGGTTCAATACAAACCTAAGGATGGTCAAGAACTTAAAGTTTACGCTCCTCTTACAATTGTTTGTGATGGTTGCTTCTCAAATCTGCGCTGCACTCTTTGCAAGCCTCAG GTAGAAGTACTCTCTTGCTTCGTAGGACTAGTCTTGGAAAATTGCAGACTCCCATTTGCAAATCATGGGCATGTTATTCTAGGAGATCCCTCTCCGATCCTGTTTTATCAAATCAGCAGTACAGAAGTCCGTTGCTTGGTTGATGTACCCGGCCAAAGGGTACCTCCGATTGCCAATGGTGCGTTGGCCAACCGTTTGAAGAATGTGGTGGCTCCACAG GTTCCACCTGAACTTCATGATGCCTTCATTGCTGCAATTGATAAAGGAAATATTAGAACAATGCCAAACAGAAGCATGCCTGCCAGTCCACATCCAACTCCAGGAGCCCTTTTGCTGGGCGATGCTTTCAATATGCGTCATCCTTTAACTGGCGGAGGAATGACTGTGGCACTGTCAGATATTGTCGTGCTCAGGGATCTTCTTAAGCCGTTGCATGACCTACATGATGCAGCTTCATTGTGCACATACCTAGAATCGTTTTATACCTTGCGGAAG CCGGTTGCATCTACAATAAATACCTTGGCAGGTGCCCTATACAAGGTGTTCTCTGCCTCCCCTGATGAAGCAAGGAAAGAGATGCGCCAAGCATGTTTTGACTATCTCAGCCTCGGAGGTGTCTGTTCAACAGGACCAGTGGCTTTGCTTTCTGGTCTAAACCCTCGTCCGTTGAGTTTAGTCCTTCACTTTTTTGCTGTGGCGGTATATGGTGTTGGTCGTTTGCTACTACCATTTCCTTCACTAAAACGCGTGTGGCTTGGAGCTAGATTACTTTTG AGTGCGTCGGGTATTATATTCCCCATCATCAAGGCGGAGGGAGTAAGACAGACCTTCTTTCCTGCTACTATTCCAGCTTATCATAGAGCTCCTCCTGCTGAGTGA